CGATTCACTTCCTATCATTCCTGATGTTGCGATTCTCTGTACTCACGCTAGCCGCAACGTGTCGTTGTTTATGCAATTGGCGGAAAAAGGCGTTAAATCAGTGATTGTGCTTTCTGCTGATATGCATGAATCGACGGCTTCTGGCGAAACTATTCAAGAGTTATGCGTCGCGATTGCGCGTTCGGTCGGGATGCGAGTTCTTGGTCCCAATAGCCTTGGTATTATCTTGCCGTGGCTCAAATTTAACGCATCTTTCTCACCAGTTAGCGCGCAACCGGGAAAAATCGCCTTTATCTCTCAATCAGCGGCGATGTGTACTACTATCCTCGACTGGGCAAATGATAAGAACATCGGTTTTTCTGCCTTTGTTTCTTTGGGTAACGCGGTCGATATTGATTTCGCTGATCTGCTTGATTACTTGAGTACCGATACTCACACCGAAGCGATTCTTCTGTACGTTGACTCAATTAAAGACGCACGACGATTTATGTCCGCCGCTCGCGGTGCTTCCCGTAATAGAAGAATATTGGTACTCAAAGGTGGTAAGACTGTAGAAGGTAGAAAAGCTGCCCAAGCACACACAGGTGGTAGCGACACGTTAGATATTATTTATGATTCAGCGATACGTCGTACAGGGATGCTGCGCGTGCAAAATTCTCATGAATTGTTTGCGGCGGTAGAGACACTGACCCATTCTGTGCCATTGCGTGGAGAGAGGCTGGCAATTATCACCAATGGTGGTGGTCCAGCAATCATGGCAGTCGATACGCTACTCGACCGAGGCGGTAAGTTAGCAAAGTTAGATGAGTATACCTCTGGCAAGCTCGACAACGTATTACCAACCAGTTGGAGTCGCAGTAATCCCATTGATATGGTTGGCGATGCGAGTGCGAAACGTTACGTCGATACACTCAATGCGCTTATGGACAGTGACTGCTGTGATGCTATTTTGATTATGCACAGCCCATCTGCCATTGCTCACTCCGAACAAACCGCCCAAGCCATTGTTGACGCCGTTAAAGCTCATCCCCGTCATAAGCGCTTTAATATTTTGACTAACTGGTCGGGTGAATTAACCGCTCGACCGGCGCGAAATATCTTTACTCAAGCTGGTATCCCAACTTATCGAACGGCTGAGAGCGCGGTCGTCGCCTTCATGCACTTAGTCGAGTACAGACGCAACCAAAAGCAACTGATGGAAACGCCAACTACGGCAGAACCGGTTCACGTCAATGAAGTGGAAAGTGCCAAACAGTGGCTAGCAACCCAATTAAAAGAGCAAGAGAGTGTTTCTTTAGATACGCACCAGATTGGTCCGTTTTTGAAATACTTTAATTTTCAAGTCTTACCAACGTGGATCGCCAGTGATGCCAGTGAAGCTGTTCATGTTGCTGGTGAGATTGGTTATCCCGTCGCGGTTAAATTACGCTCGCCTGATATTGCGCATAAATCGGACGTACAAGGGGTGATGCTTAATTTACGTAACAGCAATGAAGTCGCAAACGCCGCGCAGGCAATCCTCGATCGTACTCAACTCTCCTACCCGTCAGCCAATATTCATGGGTTGTTAGTACAAGGCATGGCAAAACTTGCCGGTGGTGAAGAGTTAAGAATTAAAGTTAAGTACGACGATACCTTTGGTCCGGTTATTTTACTCGGTCAAGGCGGTTCTGAATGGGACGAAAACATTGATGCCGCTTCCGCGTTACCACCACTCAACATGGCACTTGCCCGTTATTTGGTGGTTAGAGCGATAAAGAGTGGCAAAATAAGGCTGCAGAAGCTGCCGGAGCCAATCGATATTGATGGCTTATCGGAAGTACTGGTTAAAATCTCCCAGATTGTGGTGGATTGTCCTCAAGTGCATGAACTGGATATTCATCCAATATTGGCAAACGGCAGCAACTTCACAATTCTCGATGCCGATTTAACCTTGCGCCAATATGAAGGCGATGCTCAAAGACGATTGGCGATCCGTCCTTATCCGGTTGAATATGAAGAGCACAGTAAACTCAAAGATGGTTCGAGTATCCTTCTGCGCCCAATTTTGCCTGAAGATGAGCCACTGCATGCTGACTTTATTCATGGTGTGTCTCGGGATGATCTCTATAAGCGGTTCTTCTCTGAGGTTGGAGAGTTTAACCATGAAGCACTCGCAAAATTAACCCAGATTGATTACGACCGAGAAATGGCATTTGTGGCAGTATCGAATGTCGGCAATCGACAAGAAATCATTGGCGTAAGTCGTGCTTTAATTAACCATGATAATAGTGATGCGGAGTTTGCAGTGCTGATTCGCTCCGATCTGAAAGGTAAAGGACTGGGTAAAATTCTAATGACAAAAGTCATCGATTATTGCCGCAACAAGGGAACGTTGAGAATGTCGGGTATGACCATGCCTAGTAATCGTGGCATGTTGATGCTTGCTCAAAGCCTTGGATTTAAAACTGAGATTCAATTTGAAGATGGCACAGCGGATATGGTGATGCCATTGCAGCAGCAATAGTTCGTATCAAGCTTTGAACCGTTTACGCGGTTCAAAGCTAAAACTTCTTAATTAGTCACTCTTCCAGTGCTTTTTAAGGTACTGAATACACCAAGACTTCGCCTCGCCAATTTGATTACGCTTCCATGCTAAGATTACATCAATAGTCGCAATGTCAGTTCCTGCAATTTGTTTAAGCTTACCTTGCTCGATCAGAGGCTTGGCGATTGAGGTTGGTAATGTGCCGATACCCAACTCTGCGATGAGTGCATCAACCTTAGCAGCAAGGTTTGTCACGGTTAGCCTTGGTTGTCTTTGCAACACATTTACCGACAATGCCGGTTGCTCTCTAGCGGTATCGGCAATCGCAATCACTCGGTATTTTTCGCGCGCTTCATCATTAAACTCGCCTGCTCGGCGATGCACGTAGTGGTTGGTTGCAGCGACCCACATCATCGACATAGAGCCAATGGTTTCTGACTTTACATCCAACGGCAAGGTATCAAGTTTAGGGCAAACTAATAGATCGGCTCTACCCGACTCTAGTGCCTCCCAGCAGCCGGCTAAAATTTCTTCTTGAAGCCGAACTCGGGTACTGCTGACGTTACCCAACGCTTCTACCATCGGGAAAAAGTTTT
The genomic region above belongs to Vibrio ponticus and contains:
- a CDS encoding bifunctional acetate--CoA ligase family protein/GNAT family N-acetyltransferase translates to MSNLNHLLKPSSIAVIGASTQPMRAGNIVMKNLLLGGFEGAIMPVTPRYKSVSGVLAYRDIDSLPIIPDVAILCTHASRNVSLFMQLAEKGVKSVIVLSADMHESTASGETIQELCVAIARSVGMRVLGPNSLGIILPWLKFNASFSPVSAQPGKIAFISQSAAMCTTILDWANDKNIGFSAFVSLGNAVDIDFADLLDYLSTDTHTEAILLYVDSIKDARRFMSAARGASRNRRILVLKGGKTVEGRKAAQAHTGGSDTLDIIYDSAIRRTGMLRVQNSHELFAAVETLTHSVPLRGERLAIITNGGGPAIMAVDTLLDRGGKLAKLDEYTSGKLDNVLPTSWSRSNPIDMVGDASAKRYVDTLNALMDSDCCDAILIMHSPSAIAHSEQTAQAIVDAVKAHPRHKRFNILTNWSGELTARPARNIFTQAGIPTYRTAESAVVAFMHLVEYRRNQKQLMETPTTAEPVHVNEVESAKQWLATQLKEQESVSLDTHQIGPFLKYFNFQVLPTWIASDASEAVHVAGEIGYPVAVKLRSPDIAHKSDVQGVMLNLRNSNEVANAAQAILDRTQLSYPSANIHGLLVQGMAKLAGGEELRIKVKYDDTFGPVILLGQGGSEWDENIDAASALPPLNMALARYLVVRAIKSGKIRLQKLPEPIDIDGLSEVLVKISQIVVDCPQVHELDIHPILANGSNFTILDADLTLRQYEGDAQRRLAIRPYPVEYEEHSKLKDGSSILLRPILPEDEPLHADFIHGVSRDDLYKRFFSEVGEFNHEALAKLTQIDYDREMAFVAVSNVGNRQEIIGVSRALINHDNSDAEFAVLIRSDLKGKGLGKILMTKVIDYCRNKGTLRMSGMTMPSNRGMLMLAQSLGFKTEIQFEDGTADMVMPLQQQ
- a CDS encoding LysR family transcriptional regulator, which gives rise to MQSPITLEALHILDAIDRRGSFAAAANELDRAPSSLSYQIQKLEQDLDITIFDRSGHKAVFTEAGKLILERGRVLLTATEKLVNDASVLANGWELDITIAFDGIVQLKNFFPMVEALGNVSSTRVRLQEEILAGCWEALESGRADLLVCPKLDTLPLDVKSETIGSMSMMWVAATNHYVHRRAGEFNDEAREKYRVIAIADTAREQPALSVNVLQRQPRLTVTNLAAKVDALIAELGIGTLPTSIAKPLIEQGKLKQIAGTDIATIDVILAWKRNQIGEAKSWCIQYLKKHWKSD